A single window of Pyrus communis chromosome 10, drPyrComm1.1, whole genome shotgun sequence DNA harbors:
- the LOC137748570 gene encoding pectinesterase 2, translating into MAIRFYSTLFLVLFLSPLVIFGYSPNDVRTWCSQTPHPQPCESFLSHKANNIPIKGKSQFFKISTQLALDRAILAHTNLYSLGSKCQNAHEKAAWADCLELYDYTIQKLNKSIDPTNGATQNDAQSWLSTALTNLETCRAGFVDLAVSNNQLMPSNNVSNLISNTLSVNKVPYTPQPEYKQGFPTWVKPGDRKLLQSSSPKADIVVAKDGSGNYKTINEAISAASKRKGSGRYVIYVKAGSYKENVQIKLKNIMLLGDGIGKTIITGSKSVGGGTTTFNSATVAVVGDGFIAQGITFENTAGPTSGQAVALRSGSDLSVFYKCSFEGNQDTLYVHSERQFYRECDIYGTVDFIFGNAAVVIQNSNIYVHNHKTNTVTAQGRTDPNQNTGISIHNCKVTAASDLKPVQSSVKTYLGRPWKQYSRTVFMKTYLDSLINAAGWMEWSGDFALKTLYYGEYMNTGPGASTKNRVSWAGYHVITSASEASEFSVGNFIAGGSWLPATNVPFTSGL; encoded by the exons ATGGCAATTCGATTTTACTCGACCCTTTTTTTGGTGCTTTTTCTCTCTCCATTAGTCATTTTTGGTTACTCTCCCAATGATGTGAGGACATGGTGTAGCCAAACCCCTCACCCACAACCATGTGAGAGTTTTCTAAGCCATAAAGCAAACAATATCCCCATCAAAGGTAAGTCCCAATTCTTCAAGATATCAACGCAACTAGCCCTAGACCGTGCCATACTTGCTCACACCAACTTGTATTCACTTGGCTCAAAGTGCCAAAATGCACATGAAAAAGCTGCATGGGCTGACTGCCTTGAGCTTTATGACTACACAATCCAAAAGCTCAACAAATCCATAGATCCCACCAATGGCGCTACTCAAAACGACGCTCAATCTTGGCTCAGCACAGCTCTCACGAACCTTGAGACATGTCGAGCAGGGTTTGTAGACCTCGCTGTCTCAAATAATCAGCTCATGCCATCTAATAATGTTTCTAATTTGATTAGCAACACTTTGTCCGTTAACAAAGTACCATACACCCCTCAGCCAGAATATAAACAAGGCTTTCCAACTTGGGTGAAGCCCGGGGATCGGAAGCTCTTGCAGTCGTCTTCTCCTAAGGCAGATATTGTGGTGGCAAAAGACGGTTCAGGGAATTACAAGACCATAAATGAGGCAATATCTGcagcttcaaagagaaaagggagcgGAAGGTATGTGATATATGTGAAGGCAGGGAGCTACAAGGAAAATGTTCAGATAAAGTTGAAGAATATCATGTTGTTGGGAGATGGTATAGGAAAGACTATCATCACAGGAAGCAAAAGTGTTGGCGGGGGAACTACAACCTTCAATTCAGCTACAGTTG CTGTGGTCGGAGATGGGTTTATTGCCCAAGGCATAACATTCGAAAACACTGCCGGTCCAACAAGTGGGCAAGCTGTGGCACTCCGGTCCGGTTCAGATCTATCTGTGTTTTACAAGTGTAGCTTTGAGGGGAACCAAGACACCCTCTATGTGCACTCTGAAAGGCAATTCTATAGAGAATGTGACATCTATGGAACTGTTGACTTTATTTTTGGCAACGCTGCCGTGGTTATTCAAAATAGTAATATTTATGTTCATAACCACAAAACCAACACAGTTACAGCCCAAGGCCGAACCGACCCAAATCAGAACACAGGAATTTCCATTCACAATTGTAAGGTTACAGCTGCTTCGGACTTAAAACCGGTTCAAAGTTCAGTTAAAACGTACCTAGGGAGGCCGTGGAAGCAATATTCTCGAACGGTGTTTATGAAGACATACCTTGATAGCTTAATTAACGCAGCTGGTTGGATGGAATGGAGTGGCGATTTTGCCTTGAAGACTTTGTATTATGGTGAATACATGAACACCGGCCCTGGTGCATCCACTAAAAATAGGGTTAGTTGGGCAGGTTACCATGTGATTACTAGTGCCTCGGAGGCTTCCGAATTCAGTGTTGGGAACTTCATTGCTGGTGGTTCTTGGTTGCCAGCCACCAATGTGCCTTTCACCTCTGGTCTATGA